Part of the Ctenopharyngodon idella isolate HZGC_01 chromosome 8, HZGC01, whole genome shotgun sequence genome, ttagcTTATCTTGAGATTTCACTGAGATTGTGAAACAGAGTACTACTTGTACTTCTTGTACACAAGAACACTGGTGCAAAGAAAGAACGAAAGCATGGGAAACAACTTAAGTAAGAAAGACACAAAAAAAACCATTTTCCCACACAGAAGACAACACACGGACAGTTCAAATCTTTCTGCAATGAAAGCATGAAGGCAGTAATTACATCTTACATCATTTCCTCTGTAGCACCCAGCACCCCTTTCCTCCCACTCCCTTGTACCACCTACAATGTGAACTTCTCTGATGGACTAATAGTCAGAGGGGGAGAGAAGATGCAGCTCCAGACTTTCAGAGAAAATTACTTTTCACACATATGCACCACTCATGCTTCCtatttgtttattgaactggaGGGTACACGCAGTCAAGAACATGTTCAAGAACATGCTGTTAAAACAAACAGACACTGACTGCCTATCATCTGAAGCTTGTGAGATTCTCAGAGGGAGTGATGGGAGATAGATTATCATGTTCTGGATATACTTGAGAGCTCGAGAGCTTATTTTCTGTAATGAAAGACATAGGCCTAAATTATGTATAGGTCATAgttatttacattgtaaaatatatttaaaaaaaactttttctcaAATTGAATAGGTTGTTGATCACATTTGTTCAGAATTACGTAAACTGACACATCAGTGAATTAGAGACATAATATAAAATCTTACCGTTTATGGTTTGAAGAATAATGCTGAATATTTCCTCTGTTTCAGTTGTCACTGGAGGGTCAGATGGAATAGGCAGAGCATATGCAGAAGAGGTAACAAAATTACTGCTTATGTGAAAACTGTTTTATTATGACTGTATCTAATATTGATATTAGATTACTTCAATAATTAAGTGGATAAAAAGgtaacagtaaaatatttttatgcttatatttattatgaacaaaaatatacactactacactaattattacttttattctgcaagaatgcattaaaatgatcaaaataaagGGAAGAGGAACAGAGGATCTTAATTGGAATtagtttatttacaaaaataaagatggcggaAGGCAAAAATCAGTGTAACAGTTTCACATATGTAAAGAAGACAGTACAGGACAACGAGAACCAAACTGGGGGCTCAAATACATGGCTAAACGAGGAACCAAAGCAGACTCATGTGAACATAATCAATTAACCAATGAGTAACCACAGAAACCAACTAACAACGGGAACAAAGggaacaggaactaaacacaggAAGGAAACACGGGAACCAAAGGGAAAACAACATAAGTGTCCACACATAGAACATTACCATTACAAATATtatcaaatgttttcaacattgataataataataataagaataagaataaataatacattttgattcaacaaatcagcatattagaatgatttctgaaggatcatgtgactctgaagactggaatgACGCTGAATTCAGCTTTGCCgttacatgaataaattacatttcaaagtatattcaaatagaaaacagctatttaaaagtataaaaaattttataaaataaatgcagccttgttaagcataaaatacattaaaaaccattaaaaaaatcttaccgaccccaaacttttaggcctggtttcagagacagggcttagccaaagccaggattaggccttagttcaattaggatatttaagtagcttttataaacgtaccctagaaaaaaaaaaaaatactgttgtgcatcttgagacaaaacagtggcactgacatattttaagatatgtcagtacaagttgctttcagttaaaacagctcaaacatgcattttagtctaggactagcttaagccttgtctgtgaaactggtgGTTAGTGTATGTATAAATGAATAACTTACTGATCCCTGAAAAGTTTTACACCATAAGTACTGCAGGATTTCTACACAGCAAAAATGATGGGACCAAATGTACTCTGAGTttatttaactctggggattttgctttATGCTTTGATTTCTGTAGGATTTATTTTGTAAGGGTAGTAGGAGgagatatcttttttttttttttttttggtcaaaaaagTGATCTCAGAACGCTTTCTTCCACAAAAATGTGTATACCTATGGGCCTGTAACCAACCTGAAACAGGAAGTAATCTTTAGTCTGCTCCAAATTCTTTGTTAAGATCGTATTAAAGCAATAAATTACCAGCTCATCCCCTATGGAATAAGCTGTTTCCATAACACTTTACAATCTTTGTATTTCCTGTGTTTCTGTGCAGCTTTCAAAACTAGGTATGAGCGTGATCGTCATCAGCAGAAATCAAGAGAAGCTTGACAGAGCAGCCAGGAAGATCGGTGAAGTGTTTACTGTTGAAATTTCAGTTTCTTAGCTTGTCTGTAGTCTTAGAGCTCAGTTTAACCAGCTTTCTTTTCTTGTTCTGACAGAACTCACTACAGGAGGGAAAGTCAAAGTAATAGCTGCTGACTTCACCAAAGATGATATATATGGACACATTAAAGAAAACATTGAGGGTTTGGATATTGGTATTTTAGGTCAGTAGGTATCAGATATCTCGATGTGTCAAAATATGAGCTGCAGTTATGTTAAAAACAGTAGCATTACTGTTACTTTTCTTTAAACACAGTGAACAACGTTGGGATTCTGCCCAGCCAAATACCCTGCAAGCTACTTGAAACATCAGATTTGGAAGAAGTGAGGTCACTTATGGTTCATACAGTCATTGTTCATACatttatcattataaataataagggttttcaaactgtttCTGCATAGATCCTTCTCATCACTGCACATTTTCAATGTCTCTCTTTacttaaagtcgtcatgaaactATAGTATATGCTGCTATCAGCTCCCATTAACAGTGTAGTAGTAATTAATTTAGATATTAGAAATAGAAAAATGCCCACTGTAAAACTACAGTACATGGAAGCATGTTGTaataaaatatcacaaatatcaGTAATTCTATCAAGCAATAGTTGTAGATATGGTAAACCTATTACAGAGTATTTATCAGATACTTTGTTTATATGTTTCATGTGGTGGCCTCTTAGAGAATACATGATGTTATCAACTGCAATGTAAAAGCTATGGTTAAGGTGAGTAAACGCAAACAGAACTATACACTATGAATACTGTTGGCTCTGTGAAGAAATGCTTATGTTGCtctatttttaaaacatctgcttaatgcatacatgtaaatgtaactgGGTCTTTACCACTCACttatatactgtacaaatgGATAAGGCAGGTGGGTCAAAGTTGTCACCTCCAAATCTGAGTCACAGCTCTGACAGGGTTGCAGAAAGCAaggaaaaaatgcaattaattaaacaaaactattgatataattgtgcataattagcaaaaatacatgtttataaACTTAAAACTTAAGAGAGAAAAGTTATCTCTCATCAACATCAAAGTCCATCAAACTTGAAAAAATTGCCAATtttcagcatgaaatggaagttaaaatagtcttttcttccctattgtgacatatatttgagtaaaacagcttctccaacaggaaaaaaatgttgagcgggacttgattttgtccatggggaatgggctatatgcacggagcgttctttagaacttccgcaataatataagccagctcgaaaacttccggtgagatgccatttgctggtgtgttgagcatcagtagtttataatcagaatatagtcacttaaatagtcaggcatagcattaatttagttattcaaacgtaagtcagaataaaaaaatacataaataaagacgtacctcagtgttcctcctcggctaaattcaattTGACCATTAGTTTTCAtacttttatgtgaaaaaaagcttcaaaaatgaaatatttattgtgcactttagttagattaattgaataaaatgtgtttttacaagtgtgctgaaatcattgatcttgcgctgcactgactgacagctgctgtgattacaaagggaaagTGCGGTGCTCACTTTCtgtgtcattcattcacaagaaaagttattgtttttcttaggattttttgagtatttcatacttcacattgacaaaaatgtatttttaaaccttgttattttataatgtttaatatttagtcaaaaacaaagttaaaaacgattagaggaaatggctgatatatgcgcaaataaatgctactttgccgccacctgctggttaaagtggtaattattgtcttttttatttttaaataaaagtgttttctatcaaatgtatTTCctaaatttttaaatgtttgcttttacaatggggacaatcttagaatgatgaaaaatgtttgtggtcatcacattaaaaataacatttgaattgctggggaaaaaatgcgtgtgcgtgtctaattacagacacagcGTTTTTAAGcggtcccaatagcttcgtctttattgcaatcaataaaactggtttattggcaaattaggtaaatgtgataactgcattaaaatatgaatacaacattaaaaagtcaaccattgatatttttgtgtcgatgtacagtgactacagaatgaacagctaacagttcaccggaaatgcccgagctggcttaacgacaaccaggaagtaaccgtgcatatagcctATTGATTGGATATAgtagtttgctattgctgtgatctcatgtgagtgacaggttgtcccgccctcatgccagtaaacacatcagagaagagatgtcgctgcaggagagaggggaagttattttgattaaagattatgagtacatgaattttaaaaaatataatgatgtacacagataaatcatttgtaataaatactgcaatattccataaaaattaagaattgtcaatttcaTGGAGATTTTAAGTCTgtcatgttaaagggatagttcacccaaaaatgaaaatttgatgtttatttgcttacccccagggcatccgagatgtaggtgactttgtttcttcagtagaacacaaatgatgatttttaactccaaccgttccagtctgtcagtcgtataatgcttgtcaatgggaactccatctataagagtcaaaaaaacatgcacagacaaatccaaattaaaccctgtggctcgtgacaacacattgatgtcctaagacacgaaatgatcagtttgtgcgagaaaccggacagtatatcatttttcacctctaaaacaccactatgtccaactgccttgcgcatccggttggtgaggtctgaacgcgtgttctgatgacggaagtgatgtctcgcgcttatacttcaatgagtgtgagacatcacttctgttgtcagagcgcgttcagacctacTGTTCtcctgaagaaacaaagtcacctacatcttggatgccctgggggtaagcagataaacatcaaattttcatttttgggtgaactatccctttaataattttgtatttttgttaggcATATACAGTTagttgtaataataatacatattactGTTTGAtttccagattttttttatttttttttttttttgtggttgaaAATTTAGATTCTAATCAATGTTGAGTGGCCACTTGACGTCCAACATAAAATCTTAAAGAAAAGCCAGATAAGGACCATTGGTTTAGTGAGATTTAGAGATTTAATAAAATGCgctcacactttttttttcatatttagatGTGCAGAATTGTGCTACCAGGAATGCAGCAAAGGTTTGGCCTTCTCTGTTAAATAGTTTTCTCATAATTGTTTTCTCAAATTTTGGTTACACTCTATTTTGatgtagggttagggttagtgaaataagttgacatgtagttgcaaagttactcatAGTCAGTAGTATGTCTGTTGGTGTCCATCAAAATAAAGAGACAgtttactaatactctaatgagagttagttcaAATGTAGGTTCACTGTTATTTATAGTAAACAGAATGTGTAAAAAGGGATCATTAAAACAAAGTGTTgcacatattttaacatatgaCAAGCACACTGACAAAAAGTATTCCCTTAGAGGAAGAGGAGTCATTCTGAATGTGTCTTCTGGCATAGCCAAAATACCCTGCCCCATTTACACCTTGTATGCAGCATCAAAGGTAAATTTAGTTAAGAACAAAACATCtacacaaagtaaaaaaaaacaaccatatatatatgtgtgtgtgtgtgttatttaacatatatatgtatatattttcaggTTTTTGTTGAGAGATTTTCACAAGGTCTTCAAGCAGAATATAAGGGAATTATTATTCAGGTGgaataaaaaaactttaataacagttaaataatgtttttgtgcatcaAATTTTACATATACGGCTAATCAGGAGTAAGATATCAATGTCTTCATTCcctaatgtattattttttctcaGACCGTGGCTCCATTTGGGGTTTCAACATCAATGACAGGACATCAGAAGCCAGATATGGTTACATTTACAGCTGAGGAGTTTGTGAGGAGCTCACTGAAGTATCTGAAGGCTGGTGATCAAACATACGGCAGCATCACTCATACTATATTGGTAATGAcatctgtttattatatatacatatctgatagtgcactcttaaaaataaaggttctttataggcatcaatggttccatgGCAAACCTTTAACGTCCAttgaacctttccattgcacaaaagatttATTATAGTGGGAAAAGGTTGTTTAGAttatgttcttcacactaagaaaaaaaaatgtttcttttaaagggttcatccaaaaatgaaacttctcactctcatatcgttccacacctgcaagacctttgttcatcttcagaacacaaattaagatatttttgatgaaatctgagaggtatatgactcctccatagacagcaatataatcaacactgtcaaggtccagaaaggtagtaaagacattgttaaaactgtCGACatgactacagttgttcaactttaattttatgaagcgacgagaatactttttgtgcgcaaaaactgaacaaaaataatgactttattcaactatatcttctcttccctgtcattctcctacgcttttatgttcagcgcttccaggttctacatcagaatgccgactcattattggctggctcacGCGtcctgctcacgtgatcagctttggccaataatgagtcggcattctgacgtagaacctggaagccttcactgtgctttctgcgtcacctgcgtaaaGATAATGAagatgaaaatgaacaaaagtcttacaggtgtggaaagacatgagggtgagtaattaatgacagaatttttttatttttgggtgaaccaaccctttaagaactgttcactgaaaggttctttggagaacccaaaatggttcttctttGGCACCTCTGTTATAACCCCTTTttgaaaactttatttttaagagtgtgtgtattttatgtatgtGTACCAAATGCATGTATTGTTTCTGACCAACATGTTATTCTCCTATAGGGCGGGATTGTGCAGTCCATTCCCACCTGGGTCCTGCAGAGTGAAGCGTTTCAGTATTAC contains:
- the hsd17b3 gene encoding 17-beta-hydroxysteroid dehydrogenase type 3 isoform X3, with amino-acid sequence MSVIVISRNQEKLDRAARKIELTTGGKVKVIAADFTKDDIYGHIKENIEGLDIGILVNNVGILPSQIPCKLLETSDLEERIHDVINCNVKAMVKMCRIVLPGMQQRGRGVILNVSSGIAKIPCPIYTLYAASKVFVERFSQGLQAEYKGIIIQTVAPFGVSTSMTGHQKPDMVTFTAEEFVRSSLKYLKAGDQTYGSITHTILGGIVQSIPTWVLQSEAFQYYFKNM
- the hsd17b3 gene encoding 17-beta-hydroxysteroid dehydrogenase type 3 isoform X1, which encodes MTLTEIIFILTGTCTVLVFGEKLVCLLMMLAPKLFCPLPESFFTSLGKWAVVTGGSDGIGRAYAEELSKLGMSVIVISRNQEKLDRAARKIELTTGGKVKVIAADFTKDDIYGHIKENIEGLDIGILVNNVGILPSQIPCKLLETSDLEERIHDVINCNVKAMVKMCRIVLPGMQQRGRGVILNVSSGIAKIPCPIYTLYAASKVFVERFSQGLQAEYKGIIIQTVAPFGVSTSMTGHQKPDMVTFTAEEFVRSSLKYLKAGDQTYGSITHTILGGIVQSIPTWVLQSEAFQYYFKNM
- the hsd17b3 gene encoding 17-beta-hydroxysteroid dehydrogenase type 3 isoform X2 yields the protein MNLHSVIQVVTGGSDGIGRAYAEELSKLGMSVIVISRNQEKLDRAARKIELTTGGKVKVIAADFTKDDIYGHIKENIEGLDIGILVNNVGILPSQIPCKLLETSDLEERIHDVINCNVKAMVKMCRIVLPGMQQRGRGVILNVSSGIAKIPCPIYTLYAASKVFVERFSQGLQAEYKGIIIQTVAPFGVSTSMTGHQKPDMVTFTAEEFVRSSLKYLKAGDQTYGSITHTILGGIVQSIPTWVLQSEAFQYYFKNM